In Silene latifolia isolate original U9 population chromosome X, ASM4854445v1, whole genome shotgun sequence, the following proteins share a genomic window:
- the LOC141620679 gene encoding protein neprosin-like produces MRPSSLPKSTEPLSRKKTRLTVGLRDEVLLCPNGTVPFKRVQKDDLLRGNALLNQRHPKPGTPNEALPAGTHYAAITTPENNVFLQFFGAKTSLSVYNLTVDPQQISEVFLWIGIGVDGPYGSVEYGWTINPGLYGDHEPRTYSLWTVDDKHTTGCYNALCPGYVHVNQKRIMGGVAHPVSDPGKKVFAMVFSIFKDSKSGNWWLVEDFMSGKNEPMGYWPKELFPTLKYGAKVVQLGGKVYSPPNLHKYTPMGSGAFVVNDFLRTCYASNIKFVNSDNMFHIPKTVPMQLAADIPDTYKADYLGDASLHHHPEREYTFLFGGPK; encoded by the exons ATGAGACCTAGCTCGCTACCTAAATCAACGGAACCACTATCTAGAAAGAAGACAAGATTAACAGTTGGGTTGAGAGATGAAGTTTTGTTATGTCCTAATGGGACAGTCCCATTCAAAAGAGTTCAAAAGGATGATTTACTCAGAGGAAATGCTCTTCTAAATCAAAGACACCCTAAACCTGGAACTCCAAATGAAGCTCTTCCGGCCGGTACGCAT TATGCAGCAATCACAACTCCGGAGAATAATGTGTTTCTACAATTTTTCGGAGCAAAAACATCACTAAGTGTATATAATTTGACGGTAGACCCTCAACAGATAAGTGAAGTTTTTTTATGGATTGGAATTGGCGTCGATGGTCCGTACGGCAGTGTAGAATACGGATGGACT ATCAATCCAGGATTGTATGGGGACCATGAACCACGAACATACAGTTTATGGACG GTAGATGATAAGCACACGACAGGATGCTACAATGCACTTTGCCCAGGCTATGTGCATGTAAACCAAAAGAGGATTATGGGGGGAGTTGCCCATCCTGTATCTGATCCTGGAAAAAAAGTATTCGCCATGGTATTTAGCATCTTCAAG GATTCGAAATCAGGTAATTGGTGGCTAGTTGAGGACTTCATGAGTGGAAAAAACGAACCAATGGGTTATTGGCCCAAAGAGTTGTTTCCAACACTAAAATATGGAGCAAAGGTGGTGCAATTAGGAGGGAAGGTCTACAGTCCTCCCAACTTGCATAAATATACACCAATGGGATCCGGAGCTTTTGTCGTTAATGATTTCTTAAGAACATGTTATGCTTCTAATATCAAATTTGTTAACTCAGACAACATGTTTCACATTCCAAAAACGGTGCCAATGCAACTCGCCGCTGATATTCCGGATACTTACAAGGCTGATTATTTGGGAGATGCAAGCTTACATCATCATCCGGAAAGAGAGTACACCTTCTTGTTTGGAGGACCTAAATAG